The Mycolicibacterium smegmatis genome has a window encoding:
- a CDS encoding zinc-binding dehydrogenase: MRAAVLRQGRMVVRDDVAEPVPGPGQVLVEVKACGICGSDLHFAQHGEDLLASTAQLEGVANQNDDVDLSRDIFMGHEFSAEILEAGPSTDTYAPGTLVTSVPVLISPQGMDMIVYSNTTLGGYAERMLLSAPLLLPVPNGLDAGPAALTEPMAVGLHAVNTSRIERNETALVIGCGPVGIAVIAALKLLGVEDIVASDFSPTRRRLAAAMGAHVTLDPAQDSPFHQCRPAVVFEAVGAPGIIDDILRRCPAGTRVVVAGVCMQPDTVHPLYAAVKQISVSFVFGYDPAEFASSLRAIAEGDIDVRPMITGSVPLDGMADAFDELATPDAHCKILVTP; the protein is encoded by the coding sequence ATGCGCGCCGCGGTCTTACGGCAGGGTCGCATGGTGGTGCGCGACGACGTCGCAGAACCGGTACCCGGCCCGGGTCAGGTGCTCGTCGAGGTCAAGGCGTGCGGAATCTGCGGGTCCGATTTGCATTTCGCCCAACACGGTGAGGATTTGCTCGCGTCGACCGCGCAGCTCGAGGGCGTCGCGAACCAGAACGACGACGTCGATCTGTCCCGGGACATCTTCATGGGCCACGAGTTCAGCGCCGAGATCCTCGAAGCCGGGCCCAGCACTGACACATACGCGCCCGGGACGCTGGTGACGTCGGTACCCGTGCTGATCTCACCGCAGGGCATGGACATGATCGTCTACAGCAACACCACGCTGGGCGGTTACGCCGAACGCATGCTGCTGTCGGCGCCGTTGCTGCTGCCGGTGCCCAACGGACTCGATGCCGGACCCGCCGCACTCACCGAGCCGATGGCCGTGGGCCTGCACGCGGTCAACACCTCGCGCATCGAACGAAACGAGACCGCGCTGGTGATCGGATGCGGCCCGGTCGGCATCGCGGTGATCGCCGCGCTGAAGCTGCTGGGTGTGGAAGACATTGTGGCGTCGGACTTCTCACCGACCCGTCGGCGACTTGCCGCGGCGATGGGCGCACATGTCACGCTCGATCCCGCACAGGATTCGCCGTTTCACCAGTGCAGGCCCGCGGTGGTGTTCGAAGCCGTCGGCGCACCCGGCATCATCGACGACATCCTGCGGCGCTGTCCGGCGGGCACGCGCGTGGTGGTGGCCGGGGTCTGCATGCAACCCGATACCGTGCATCCGCTGTACGCGGCCGTCAAGCAGATCAGCGTCTCGTTCGTGTTCGGCTACGACCCGGCCGAATTCGCGTCCTCGCTGCGGGCGATCGCCGAAGGTGACATCGACGTGCGGCCGATGATCACCGGATCGGTGCCGCTGGACGGAATGGCCGACGCATTCGACGAACTCGCCACACCGGACGCGCACTGCAAGATCCTCGTGACACCGTGA
- a CDS encoding SIMPL domain-containing protein: MPIAVNAKKRVRALLVGVAGLAVLAVGGCDASSGPVAGSGDPRQVTVVGEGQVQGVPDTLTTNVAMEFIAADVSSALNQSSQRQQAVIDALVAAGIDRKDISTTQVSVQPQFGTDGASNTITGYRASNTIDVKIRDLDTASQTLTLIAETGGDATRINSVAFSIEDDSDLVRDARAEAFNDAKNRAQQYADLSGLSLGEVISISEESGSTPPRPMPRAAMEAVPLEPGQQAVNFSVTVIWELT; encoded by the coding sequence ATGCCGATCGCTGTGAATGCGAAGAAGCGGGTCCGGGCACTGCTGGTCGGCGTGGCCGGCCTGGCGGTGCTGGCGGTGGGGGGTTGCGACGCGAGTTCGGGCCCCGTCGCCGGATCCGGTGATCCCCGACAGGTGACCGTGGTCGGGGAGGGCCAGGTCCAGGGTGTCCCCGACACGCTCACCACCAACGTGGCCATGGAGTTCATCGCCGCCGACGTCTCATCGGCGCTCAACCAGTCGAGTCAGCGCCAGCAGGCCGTGATCGACGCGCTCGTCGCCGCGGGCATCGACCGCAAGGACATCAGCACCACACAGGTCAGCGTGCAGCCGCAGTTCGGCACCGACGGCGCGTCCAACACCATCACCGGTTACCGCGCGAGCAACACGATCGACGTCAAGATCCGCGACCTCGACACCGCGTCACAGACGTTGACACTCATCGCCGAGACCGGCGGCGACGCCACCCGCATCAACTCGGTGGCGTTCTCGATCGAGGACGATTCGGACCTGGTGCGCGATGCCCGCGCGGAGGCGTTCAACGACGCGAAGAACCGCGCGCAGCAGTACGCCGACCTGTCCGGGCTGAGCCTCGGCGAGGTCATCTCGATCTCGGAGGAGTCAGGCTCGACCCCGCCGCGGCCGATGCCGCGCGCGGCGATGGAGGCCGTCCCGCTGGAACCCGGTCAACAGGCCGTGAACTTCTCGGTGACCGTGATCTGGGAACTCACCTGA
- the hpt gene encoding hypoxanthine phosphoribosyltransferase, translated as MYPGDIKSVLLSEEQIRTRTAELAAAIADQYRDNLGDDDLLLVTVLKGAVMFVTDLARSIPLPTQLEFMAVSSYGSSTSSSGVVRILKDLDRDINDRDVLIVEDIIDSGLTLSWLLRNLATRHPRSLKVCTLLRKPEAVRTDIDVEYVGFDIPNEFVVGYGLDYAERYRDLPFIGLLDPKVYTH; from the coding sequence ATGTATCCGGGAGACATCAAGTCGGTACTGCTGTCCGAGGAGCAGATCCGGACACGTACCGCCGAGCTCGCGGCGGCGATCGCCGACCAGTACCGGGACAACCTCGGGGACGACGACCTCCTGCTGGTCACGGTGCTCAAGGGCGCGGTCATGTTCGTCACCGATCTGGCACGTTCGATCCCGCTGCCCACCCAGCTCGAGTTCATGGCGGTCAGCAGCTACGGATCGTCGACGTCGTCGTCGGGTGTGGTCCGCATCCTCAAGGACCTCGACCGCGACATCAACGACCGCGACGTGCTGATCGTCGAGGACATCATCGACTCCGGCCTGACGCTGTCGTGGTTGCTGCGCAACCTCGCCACGCGGCACCCGCGCTCGCTCAAGGTGTGCACGCTGCTGCGCAAGCCGGAGGCGGTGCGCACCGACATCGACGTCGAGTACGTCGGGTTCGACATCCCCAACGAGTTCGTCGTCGGCTACGGCCTCGACTACGCCGAGCGCTACCGCGACCTGCCGTTCATCGGCCTGCTCGACCCGAAGGTCTACACGCACTAG
- the tilS gene encoding tRNA lysidine(34) synthetase TilS has translation MDRSRAVATLRRAVADFAAQVDGERWCVALSGGPDSLALTAVAAAERPTTALIVDHGLQTGARAVAETARAQALSVGCVGAEIIPVVVGRSGGPEAAARTARYTALQAARDGAPVLLGHTLDDQAETVLLGLARGSGPRSIAGMRPHDPPWHRPLLGIRRTVTHAACEELGLKPWHDPHNFEPRFTRTRLRLDVMPLLEEVLGGGVAEALARTATALREDTETLDEIARQALETSQTSARTPPGLDTEVLAGLPGAVRRRVIRAWLLTNGGTDLTDVQIRGVDRLVTDWRGQGGVAVGSNLSRQRLFVGRRHGELVLYTEPV, from the coding sequence ATGGATCGATCGCGTGCTGTAGCGACGCTGCGTCGGGCGGTGGCCGATTTCGCAGCGCAGGTCGACGGCGAGCGTTGGTGTGTGGCGTTGTCCGGCGGGCCGGACTCGCTTGCGCTCACCGCGGTCGCGGCGGCCGAGCGTCCCACCACGGCGCTCATCGTCGACCACGGCCTGCAGACCGGGGCGCGTGCGGTGGCCGAGACCGCTCGGGCGCAGGCGCTGTCGGTGGGATGTGTTGGCGCCGAGATCATCCCGGTGGTGGTGGGCCGCTCCGGCGGGCCTGAGGCCGCCGCGCGCACGGCGCGCTACACCGCGCTGCAGGCCGCGCGCGACGGGGCGCCCGTGCTACTGGGCCACACACTCGACGATCAGGCCGAGACCGTGCTGCTGGGGCTCGCGCGCGGGTCAGGGCCGCGGTCCATCGCAGGCATGCGTCCGCACGATCCGCCGTGGCACCGGCCGCTTCTGGGCATCCGGCGCACCGTGACCCACGCGGCCTGCGAGGAACTCGGGCTCAAACCCTGGCACGACCCGCACAACTTCGAACCGCGGTTCACCAGGACCCGGCTGCGCCTCGATGTGATGCCGCTGCTCGAAGAGGTCCTCGGCGGGGGAGTGGCCGAGGCGCTGGCGCGCACCGCGACCGCGCTGCGCGAGGACACCGAGACACTCGACGAGATCGCGAGGCAGGCCCTTGAGACTTCCCAGACTTCGGCTCGTACCCCGCCGGGGCTCGACACCGAGGTGCTGGCCGGGCTTCCCGGTGCCGTGCGGCGCCGCGTGATCCGGGCCTGGCTTCTGACCAACGGCGGCACCGATTTGACCGACGTACAGATCCGCGGGGTGGACCGGTTGGTCACCGACTGGCGCGGGCAGGGCGGTGTGGCGGTCGGCTCGAACCTGTCCCGTCAGCGGTTGTTCGTGGGCCGGCGCCACGGCGAGTTGGTGCTCTACACCGAACCGGTGTGA
- a CDS encoding zinc-dependent metalloprotease — protein MSRPTMTAGRAVDWDFAASVGAKLARPEPPSTDYTRRQAIDQLSESARAAELPVREVTGLNEGAEVPEARVVDRPAWIRAATRSMRVMTTGGDTGDSDANGDKPGFITGRVTGAQTGALLAFISSGILGQYDPFGPDGGELLLVYPNVISVERQLRVAPADFRLWVCLHEVTHRVQFRANPWLADHMSQALAVLTQDAGDDVAALAGRLAQYVRDQRGTNGSAPEPNSTGILGLMRAVQAEPQRRALDQLLVLGTLLEGHADHVMDAVGPAVVPTVGTIRRRFDERRQRKQPPVQRVVRALLGFDAKLSQYTRGKAFVDHVVSAVGMQRFNTVWTNAETLPLPTEIDEPQRWIDRVL, from the coding sequence ATGAGCCGGCCCACCATGACCGCGGGCCGCGCGGTCGACTGGGATTTCGCCGCATCCGTCGGCGCCAAGCTCGCGCGGCCCGAACCGCCTTCGACCGACTACACGCGCCGCCAGGCCATCGATCAGCTCTCCGAGAGCGCACGCGCCGCCGAGCTGCCCGTCCGCGAGGTCACGGGTCTCAACGAGGGCGCCGAGGTGCCCGAGGCCCGTGTCGTCGACCGTCCCGCCTGGATCCGCGCGGCCACCCGGTCGATGCGCGTGATGACCACGGGCGGCGACACCGGGGACAGTGACGCGAACGGGGACAAGCCCGGGTTCATCACCGGGCGCGTCACCGGCGCGCAGACCGGCGCTTTGCTGGCGTTCATCTCGTCGGGCATCCTGGGCCAGTACGACCCGTTCGGCCCCGACGGCGGTGAACTGCTGCTGGTGTACCCCAACGTCATCTCGGTGGAACGCCAACTGCGCGTCGCCCCAGCCGATTTCCGCCTCTGGGTGTGCCTGCACGAGGTCACCCACCGCGTGCAGTTCCGTGCCAACCCCTGGCTGGCCGACCACATGTCGCAGGCGCTCGCGGTGCTCACGCAGGACGCGGGCGACGATGTCGCCGCACTGGCCGGCCGCCTCGCGCAGTATGTGCGTGACCAGCGCGGCACCAACGGGTCTGCGCCCGAACCGAATTCGACCGGGATCCTGGGGCTGATGCGTGCGGTGCAAGCCGAACCACAGCGCCGCGCGCTCGACCAGCTGCTCGTGCTGGGCACGCTGCTGGAAGGCCACGCCGATCACGTCATGGACGCCGTCGGCCCCGCCGTGGTGCCCACCGTGGGCACCATCCGGCGGCGCTTCGACGAACGCAGGCAACGCAAGCAGCCCCCGGTGCAGCGCGTCGTGCGTGCACTTCTGGGGTTCGACGCCAAGCTCAGTCAGTACACCCGCGGCAAGGCGTTCGTCGACCACGTGGTGTCCGCGGTGGGGATGCAACGGTTCAACACCGTGTGGACGAACGCCGAGACGTTGCCGCTGCCAACCGAGATCGACGAACCGCAGCGATGGATCGATCGCGTGCTGTAG
- the dacB gene encoding D-alanyl-D-alanine carboxypeptidase/D-alanyl-D-alanine endopeptidase: protein MRPTRWRRSTHVAVGVAVLALVVAVVAAAALFTGKHSDAAEAVPPAPPPATADPGVVPVDLSAPTPTRRGLATALAAALANPDLGLITGRITDADTGAELWEQGARVPMQPASVNKVLTTAAALLTLDRDARLTTTVVAADDQPGLVVLRGGGDTTLSAAPKGTDTWYKGAARISDLADQVRARGIRVTRVRVDTSAYSGPTMAPGWDPADIDGGDIAPMESVMLDGGRTQPTTVESRRSKSPALDAGKALAAALGVEPESVTLMPSGMRGGTTIAEVQSAPLIERLRQMMNESDNVMAESIAREVAEALGRPQSFEGAVGAVLTQLRSVGIDTSGAKLVDSSGLSVDNRLTALTLDEVVNAAAGHTQPALRPLVDLLPIAGGSGTLSNRYLDTDAGRAAAGWLRAKTGSLTGTNALAGIVTDHSGRVLTFALISNKAGPTGRTAIDGLAAVLRSCGCGA from the coding sequence ATGCGGCCCACTCGGTGGAGACGGTCCACCCACGTGGCGGTAGGTGTTGCGGTGCTCGCGCTCGTCGTCGCCGTCGTCGCCGCCGCGGCCCTGTTCACCGGCAAACACTCGGACGCGGCAGAGGCCGTGCCGCCCGCCCCGCCGCCTGCCACCGCCGATCCCGGCGTCGTACCGGTCGACCTGTCGGCGCCCACACCGACGCGCCGCGGGCTGGCGACCGCCCTTGCGGCCGCGCTGGCAAACCCCGATCTGGGTCTGATCACAGGCCGCATCACCGACGCCGACACGGGCGCCGAGCTGTGGGAACAGGGTGCGCGCGTGCCCATGCAGCCCGCGTCGGTCAACAAGGTGCTCACCACCGCGGCCGCGCTGCTGACCCTCGACCGCGATGCGCGGCTCACCACCACGGTGGTCGCCGCCGACGACCAACCCGGCCTGGTGGTGCTGCGCGGCGGCGGCGACACCACACTCTCGGCCGCGCCGAAGGGCACCGACACCTGGTACAAGGGTGCGGCCCGCATCAGCGACCTCGCCGACCAGGTCCGCGCACGCGGCATTCGCGTGACCCGTGTGCGCGTCGACACCAGCGCGTACAGCGGCCCCACCATGGCACCCGGCTGGGACCCGGCCGACATCGACGGCGGCGACATCGCCCCCATGGAATCGGTGATGCTCGACGGCGGGCGCACACAGCCCACCACCGTGGAATCGCGGCGGTCGAAGAGTCCCGCGCTCGACGCGGGGAAGGCGCTGGCCGCTGCACTGGGCGTCGAACCGGAGTCGGTGACGCTGATGCCGTCCGGCATGCGTGGCGGCACCACAATCGCCGAGGTGCAGTCGGCGCCGCTCATCGAGCGGCTGCGGCAGATGATGAACGAGTCGGACAACGTGATGGCCGAGTCGATCGCCCGTGAGGTCGCCGAGGCGCTTGGCCGGCCACAGAGCTTCGAGGGTGCCGTCGGGGCGGTGCTGACCCAGCTGCGATCCGTGGGCATCGACACCTCGGGTGCCAAGCTCGTCGACTCCAGCGGCCTGTCGGTCGACAACCGGCTGACCGCGCTTACCCTCGATGAGGTGGTCAACGCCGCTGCCGGACACACCCAGCCCGCTCTGCGGCCGCTGGTGGACCTGCTGCCCATCGCCGGTGGCAGCGGCACCCTGTCCAACCGCTACCTCGACACCGACGCCGGCCGTGCCGCAGCGGGGTGGCTGCGCGCCAAGACCGGGTCGCTGACCGGAACCAACGCGCTGGCAGGCATCGTCACCGACCACAGCGGCCGGGTGCTCACGTTCGCGCTGATCTCCAACAAAGCCGGGCCCACCGGACGCACCGCGATCGACGGGCTCGCCGCGGTGCTGCGCAGCTGCGGATGCGGCGCATGA
- a CDS encoding inorganic diphosphatase produces MEFDVVIEIPKGSRNKYEVDHETGRVKLDRYLYTPMGYPTDYGFFENTLGEDGDPLDALVLLTESVFPGCVVEARPVAMFKMTDEAGGDDKLLCVPAGDPRWDHIQDVGDISQFELGAIKHFFVHYKDLEPGKFVKTADWVGRAEAEAELQRSVERFKSSGH; encoded by the coding sequence GTGGAGTTCGACGTCGTCATCGAGATCCCGAAGGGTTCACGCAACAAGTACGAGGTGGATCACGAGACCGGCCGGGTCAAGCTGGACCGGTACCTGTACACCCCGATGGGTTATCCCACCGACTACGGCTTCTTCGAGAACACCCTGGGCGAGGACGGCGATCCGCTGGACGCGCTGGTGCTGCTGACCGAGTCGGTGTTCCCCGGTTGCGTTGTCGAGGCGCGCCCGGTCGCGATGTTCAAGATGACCGACGAGGCGGGCGGCGACGACAAGCTGCTGTGCGTGCCTGCCGGTGACCCCCGCTGGGACCACATCCAGGACGTCGGCGACATCTCGCAGTTCGAACTCGGCGCCATCAAGCACTTCTTCGTGCACTACAAGGACCTCGAGCCCGGCAAGTTCGTCAAGACCGCCGACTGGGTGGGCCGCGCCGAGGCCGAGGCCGAACTGCAGCGCTCGGTCGAGCGGTTCAAGAGCTCCGGGCACTGA
- a CDS encoding 2-oxo-4-hydroxy-4-carboxy-5-ureidoimidazoline decarboxylase, which yields MLMHQGMGLEAYNALPLRRAVHAVFECCCCVTLATDLAKGRPYPDHASLFAKADELLFSLGEASMDTILQAYPCVGSRPHSEKSRGEQCAVWDADATVMAQLDEAARRYCERFGFGFVMYVGDSCARDVLAAMDLRLHNDHETERKVVRNELSRINRARLERMLGPEGGYDNWCPD from the coding sequence GTGTTGATGCATCAGGGCATGGGGCTCGAGGCGTACAACGCGCTGCCGCTGCGCCGAGCCGTGCACGCGGTGTTCGAGTGCTGCTGCTGCGTGACGCTGGCCACCGATCTCGCGAAGGGGCGTCCCTACCCGGATCACGCTTCGCTGTTCGCCAAGGCCGACGAGCTGTTGTTCAGCCTGGGTGAGGCGTCGATGGACACGATCCTGCAGGCCTACCCGTGTGTGGGCAGCCGCCCGCACAGCGAGAAGTCCCGCGGCGAGCAGTGCGCGGTATGGGACGCCGACGCGACCGTGATGGCGCAACTGGACGAGGCCGCCCGGCGGTACTGCGAGCGGTTCGGGTTCGGGTTCGTGATGTACGTCGGCGACTCGTGTGCCCGCGATGTGCTCGCGGCCATGGACCTGCGGCTGCACAACGATCACGAAACCGAGCGCAAGGTGGTCCGCAACGAACTGTCGCGGATCAACCGCGCGCGCCTGGAGCGCATGCTGGGTCCCGAGGGCGGTTACGACAACTGGTGCCCGGACTGA
- a CDS encoding 2-hydroxyacid dehydrogenase produces MHVLVADAHLLPHRSRLEAALPAGVTVCWREPGDSRILDDLPDADVYVGSRFTADMAAAAHRLRLIHVNGAGTDKIDFAHLRADTLVANTFHHEESIAEYIAGAAVLLRRDFLAQDRALRTGRWATPGYDRQIPQPRTLRDARIGYIGFGHIGRTSWKLLRAFGSEAVAVTGTGRVDAAAEGLRWAGDTGRLTALMTESDVVVVCAPLTERTVGMIGADELRALGPSGVLINVGRGPLVVESALYEALSAGTIAAAALDVWYRYPGPDGDGTPSDLPFDTLPNVLMTPHVSGVTADTFAARADDIAANIGRLQRGEPLVNQIDRMDRQSGHQLS; encoded by the coding sequence ATGCACGTTCTGGTCGCCGACGCCCACCTCCTGCCGCACCGATCCCGGCTGGAAGCCGCCCTGCCCGCCGGGGTCACCGTGTGCTGGCGCGAACCCGGCGACAGCCGGATCCTCGATGACCTACCGGACGCCGATGTCTACGTGGGCAGCAGGTTCACCGCCGACATGGCGGCCGCCGCGCACCGGTTGCGGCTGATCCACGTCAACGGGGCGGGGACCGACAAGATCGACTTCGCGCACCTGCGCGCGGACACCCTGGTGGCCAACACCTTCCACCACGAGGAGTCGATCGCCGAGTACATCGCGGGTGCCGCGGTGCTGCTGCGCCGGGACTTCCTGGCGCAGGACCGTGCGCTGCGGACGGGACGATGGGCCACCCCGGGCTACGACCGGCAGATCCCGCAGCCACGCACACTGCGGGATGCGCGCATCGGTTACATCGGATTCGGGCACATCGGCCGCACCAGTTGGAAACTGTTGCGCGCCTTCGGGTCCGAAGCGGTCGCGGTCACCGGCACCGGCCGTGTCGACGCGGCCGCCGAGGGGCTGCGCTGGGCAGGCGACACCGGCAGGCTCACGGCGCTGATGACCGAATCCGACGTGGTCGTGGTGTGCGCGCCGCTCACCGAGCGCACGGTCGGCATGATCGGCGCGGACGAACTGCGGGCGCTGGGACCCTCAGGGGTGTTGATCAACGTGGGCAGGGGGCCGCTCGTGGTGGAATCCGCGCTGTACGAGGCGTTGTCCGCGGGCACGATCGCGGCCGCGGCGCTCGACGTGTGGTACCGCTACCCGGGCCCCGACGGCGACGGCACGCCCAGCGATCTACCGTTCGACACGCTGCCCAACGTGCTCATGACACCGCACGTCTCCGGGGTCACCGCCGACACCTTCGCGGCACGGGCCGACGACATCGCGGCCAACATCGGCCGCCTGCAGCGCGGCGAGCCCCTGGTGAACCAGATAGACCGTATGGATCGTCAGTCCGGGCACCAGTTGTCGTAA
- a CDS encoding enolase C-terminal domain-like protein, with amino-acid sequence MTAHGTTPVVTEMTVIPVAGHDSMLLNLSGAHGPYFTRNLVKLTDSDGNTGVGEVPGGEAIRRTLTDATPLVVGRSIGEYHATLAAIRGAFADRDSGGRGAQTFDLRVTVHAVTAVESALLDLLGKHLGVPVAALLGDGQQRNRVQALGYLFFVGDRNRTDLPYRSPDDEPAGADEWQRIRHDEALSPEAVVRLAEAARARYGFGDFKLKGGVLPAAEEAKAVTALAERFPDARITLDPNGGWLLRDAIVTCRQLTDVLAYAEDPVGPEGTFSGREVMAEFKRATGLPTATNMIATDWRELGHAIRAGAVDIPLADPHFWTMSGSVRVAAICDAWGLTWGSHSNNHFDVSLAMFTHVAAAAPGDITAIDTHWIWQDGQRITKQPFEIVDGYLDVPTAPGLGVELDDDRVAAAHELYLAEGLGARDDSVAMQYLIPGWTFDPKRPALQRK; translated from the coding sequence ATGACCGCACACGGCACGACCCCGGTGGTCACCGAGATGACCGTGATCCCGGTCGCCGGGCACGACAGCATGCTGCTCAACCTCAGTGGCGCACACGGGCCCTACTTCACCAGGAACCTCGTGAAACTCACGGATTCCGACGGCAACACCGGTGTCGGTGAGGTGCCGGGAGGCGAGGCCATCCGCCGGACCCTCACCGACGCCACGCCACTCGTGGTGGGCCGTTCGATCGGCGAGTACCACGCCACGCTCGCCGCGATCCGCGGCGCGTTCGCCGACCGCGACAGCGGCGGCCGGGGCGCGCAGACCTTCGACCTGCGGGTCACGGTGCACGCCGTCACCGCGGTCGAATCGGCACTGCTGGACCTGCTGGGCAAGCATCTCGGCGTGCCGGTCGCCGCACTGCTCGGCGACGGTCAGCAGCGAAACCGCGTGCAGGCGCTCGGATATCTGTTCTTCGTGGGCGACCGCAACCGCACCGATCTGCCGTACCGCTCACCCGACGACGAGCCCGCGGGCGCCGACGAGTGGCAGCGCATCCGCCACGACGAGGCGTTGTCCCCGGAGGCCGTGGTCCGGTTGGCCGAGGCCGCCCGCGCGCGGTACGGGTTCGGCGACTTCAAGCTCAAGGGCGGCGTGCTGCCCGCGGCGGAGGAGGCCAAGGCCGTCACCGCGCTGGCCGAACGGTTCCCCGACGCGCGGATCACGCTCGATCCCAACGGCGGCTGGCTGCTGCGCGACGCGATCGTCACGTGCAGGCAGCTCACCGATGTGCTGGCCTACGCCGAGGATCCCGTCGGCCCCGAGGGCACGTTCTCGGGGCGCGAGGTGATGGCCGAGTTCAAACGGGCCACCGGGCTGCCGACGGCCACCAACATGATCGCCACGGACTGGCGCGAACTCGGCCACGCGATCCGCGCGGGCGCCGTGGACATCCCGCTGGCCGATCCGCACTTCTGGACCATGAGCGGATCGGTGCGTGTCGCGGCCATCTGCGACGCCTGGGGCCTGACGTGGGGTTCACACTCCAACAACCACTTCGACGTGTCGCTGGCGATGTTCACCCACGTCGCGGCCGCCGCGCCCGGCGACATCACCGCGATCGACACCCACTGGATCTGGCAGGACGGGCAGCGCATCACCAAGCAGCCCTTCGAGATCGTCGACGGATACCTCGACGTGCCCACCGCGCCGGGGCTCGGGGTGGAACTCGACGACGACCGCGTCGCGGCCGCACACGAGCTGTATCTGGCCGAGGGGCTCGGCGCGCGCGACGACTCCGTCGCGATGCAGTACCTGATCCCCGGCTGGACATTCGACCCCAAACGTCCTGCTCTGCAGAGGAAGTGA
- a CDS encoding IclR family transcriptional regulator, translating into MSTDDAVSVRKVKSAVRTVELLEYLAARPDRPTRIREICAALDMPRSSAHALLRTLVAQGWVRSDEAGTQYSIGIRALLVGTSYLDADPYLPLITPFLDDLRGELDETFHLARLDGYDVVYLATRESRQYVRTTNKVGRRLPAYTTALGKALLAERFGADLDAHVPQTLTPLTPHTITDRAVLDDALGEARVRGYATENEENTLGTKCFAVALRYRQPAQDAISASVPLSRLTPEHEREIVDALRMVCDKVSRVVRPVANGDKWFA; encoded by the coding sequence TTGTCAACCGATGACGCCGTTTCGGTGCGCAAGGTGAAATCGGCGGTCCGCACCGTCGAACTGCTCGAGTACCTCGCGGCCCGGCCGGACCGGCCCACACGCATCCGGGAGATCTGCGCGGCGCTGGACATGCCACGCAGTTCCGCGCACGCGCTGCTGCGCACGCTCGTCGCGCAGGGCTGGGTGCGATCGGACGAGGCGGGTACGCAGTACAGCATCGGGATCCGCGCGCTGCTGGTGGGCACCAGCTACCTGGACGCCGACCCGTATCTGCCGCTGATCACACCGTTTCTCGACGATCTGCGCGGCGAACTCGACGAGACGTTCCACCTCGCGCGCCTCGACGGGTACGACGTCGTCTACCTGGCCACGCGCGAGTCCCGGCAGTACGTGCGCACCACCAACAAGGTGGGCCGCCGGTTGCCTGCCTACACCACCGCACTGGGCAAGGCCCTGCTGGCCGAGCGGTTCGGCGCCGACCTCGATGCCCACGTCCCGCAGACCCTGACTCCGTTGACGCCGCACACCATCACCGACCGCGCGGTTCTCGACGACGCTCTCGGCGAGGCGCGGGTACGCGGCTATGCCACCGAGAACGAGGAGAACACGCTGGGCACAAAGTGTTTCGCGGTGGCGCTGCGTTACCGGCAACCCGCGCAGGACGCGATCAGCGCGTCGGTGCCGCTGTCGCGGCTCACCCCCGAACACGAACGCGAGATCGTCGACGCGCTGCGCATGGTGTGCGACAAGGTGTCGCGTGTCGTGCGCCCGGTGGCCAACGGGGACAAGTGGTTCGCGTGA